In a genomic window of Leptospira brenneri:
- a CDS encoding Lsa36 family surface (lipo)protein gives MKFRIGVVFVLVCSGLLFSSSLQAKVTCTGDACTILPASIQSQINSVDSALQLQYTDKVLTSMSEAAVISNINSSLMGPGIVNRFQVGAGMTVAGQQKEDINVAYQNLSFQKLPNVGASLAPNFIVAVNLGWLMGGGPSDTEPELKTFLHRFNLYLHGFKFNFAQGDVQKAVESQNKNVELGGDITNGGFTLRFHIIENYSDGIGLFEFSGISMGLGLHYQRQEIDVTYNDKKTQTLTLGPAIGTWGGSTTFNYSSTVTSVPLDIRTGFRMFYFFTIFAGAGTAMNFGSSTLNLSRSGPLTLALDSSAISASLSPEIAALIPASSLGQTKTGTLAMDLSGKAQAPNTTNFLIAGIEINALITKLTVEAVVAQNVQSVMVGAKFSF, from the coding sequence ATGAAATTCCGAATTGGCGTAGTTTTTGTTTTAGTTTGCTCGGGTCTCCTTTTCAGCAGTTCGCTCCAGGCAAAGGTAACATGTACAGGAGATGCCTGTACCATTCTTCCTGCAAGCATCCAATCCCAAATCAATAGCGTAGACTCTGCACTCCAACTCCAATACACAGACAAAGTCCTTACCTCTATGTCGGAAGCCGCAGTGATTTCCAATATCAACTCCTCACTTATGGGACCTGGAATTGTAAACCGTTTCCAAGTGGGTGCCGGTATGACAGTGGCTGGCCAACAAAAAGAAGATATCAATGTAGCTTACCAAAATTTAAGTTTCCAAAAACTCCCAAACGTTGGAGCTTCCCTAGCACCTAACTTTATCGTGGCGGTAAATTTAGGATGGCTGATGGGTGGTGGCCCTTCTGATACAGAACCTGAGTTAAAAACCTTTCTCCATCGATTTAATTTATACCTTCACGGATTTAAATTTAACTTTGCCCAAGGTGATGTCCAAAAAGCAGTAGAATCTCAAAACAAAAATGTCGAGTTAGGTGGAGACATTACCAACGGTGGGTTTACATTACGATTTCATATCATTGAAAACTATTCCGATGGAATTGGGCTTTTTGAATTTTCTGGAATCTCGATGGGGCTTGGCCTCCATTACCAAAGACAAGAGATCGACGTCACTTATAACGATAAAAAAACACAAACACTCACTTTAGGTCCTGCGATTGGAACCTGGGGTGGTTCCACCACATTTAACTATTCTAGTACGGTAACAAGTGTTCCCTTAGACATTCGAACCGGCTTTCGAATGTTCTACTTCTTTACTATTTTTGCAGGTGCCGGGACTGCGATGAACTTTGGAAGTTCTACTCTCAATTTATCTCGATCCGGCCCCTTAACACTAGCCTTAGATTCCTCGGCCATTTCCGCCTCCTTGTCTCCAGAAATTGCGGCTCTCATCCCTGCTTCTTCCCTTGGGCAAACCAAAACGGGAACCTTAGCCATGGACCTCAGTGGAAAGGCACAAGCACCTAACACAACAAACTTTCTGATTGCAGGGATCGAAATCAACGCCCTCATCACCAAACTCACCGTAGAGGCAGTGGTAGCTCAAAATGTACAATCGGTGATGGTTGGAGCAAAATTTTCCTTCTAA
- a CDS encoding PilZ domain-containing protein, producing MAPIQEKRKYVRVKPLETDPVEIHLMGTALLDVLKASDISVGGVGIIAPNHFDEWDMNETVEILVALPGDLEDFLARGVIKQIGKKSKETGVYGVQFTEIGPKGKQDLQVYVNRMVRQGRELK from the coding sequence ATGGCCCCAATCCAAGAAAAAAGGAAATATGTCCGCGTAAAACCACTAGAAACCGATCCAGTCGAAATCCATTTGATGGGAACGGCGCTTCTTGATGTTTTAAAAGCGAGTGACATAAGTGTTGGCGGTGTTGGGATCATCGCCCCCAATCATTTTGATGAATGGGATATGAACGAAACTGTCGAAATCTTGGTAGCTCTTCCTGGTGATTTGGAAGATTTTCTTGCTCGCGGTGTGATCAAACAGATTGGAAAAAAATCCAAAGAAACGGGAGTTTATGGGGTTCAGTTCACAGAGATTGGTCCCAAGGGCAAACAAGACCTACAGGTCTATGTCAATCGTATGGTAAGACAAGGCCGAGAATTAAAGTAA
- the thiC gene encoding phosphomethylpyrimidine synthase ThiC, whose protein sequence is METKSPNPITIPETTITLSNNTKFQSYRTEGMFCIHENEYDYKKGIPKLRESWIQSRESRGDKNFSQLYYAKRDIITEEMMYVAKREGMTPEFVLNEVKIGRAIIPSNKRHTELEPMIIGKKFLVKINANIGNSAILSSIDDEVEKLRWSLHWGADTVMDLSTGKNIHETREWIIRNSPVPIGTVPLYQTLEKVKGKVEDLNINVFLETLEEQAEQGVDYFTIHAGVLRDYIHLTDKRITGIVSRGGSILAKWCNHHKKENFLYEHFDAITKVMQKYGVSYSLGDGLRPGCINDANDEAQFAELKTLGELTKRAWADDVQVMVEGPGHVPMHLIQENVRLQEEICMEAPFYTLGPLVTDIAPGYDHITSAIGAAMIAWYGTAMLCYVTPKEHLGLPNKQDVKDGVIAYKIAAHAADLAKGHPGAKERDDLLSKARFEFRWEDQFALSLDPELARSYHDESLPQDGMKKAHFCSMCGPHFCSMRLTTDLRKETAEVGAVEGSEV, encoded by the coding sequence ATGGAAACCAAATCACCAAATCCCATCACCATTCCAGAAACAACCATTACACTTTCTAACAATACCAAGTTTCAGTCTTACCGAACAGAAGGAATGTTTTGTATTCATGAAAATGAATACGATTATAAAAAAGGAATTCCTAAACTCCGAGAATCTTGGATCCAATCACGGGAATCTCGAGGTGATAAAAATTTTTCCCAGTTGTATTATGCAAAAAGAGATATCATCACTGAAGAGATGATGTATGTGGCAAAACGGGAAGGAATGACTCCTGAGTTTGTTTTGAATGAAGTAAAAATTGGTCGTGCCATCATTCCATCAAACAAACGTCATACGGAACTGGAACCAATGATCATTGGGAAAAAGTTTTTAGTGAAAATTAATGCCAATATTGGTAACTCAGCTATCTTGTCTTCCATTGATGATGAAGTAGAAAAACTGAGATGGTCACTGCACTGGGGAGCTGATACGGTAATGGATTTGTCTACGGGAAAAAACATCCATGAAACAAGAGAGTGGATCATCAGAAATTCTCCGGTTCCGATTGGAACTGTTCCTCTTTACCAAACCTTAGAAAAGGTGAAGGGGAAAGTAGAAGATTTAAACATCAATGTATTTTTAGAAACCTTGGAAGAACAGGCCGAACAAGGGGTAGATTATTTTACAATTCATGCCGGTGTGCTTCGTGATTATATCCATCTAACAGACAAAAGGATTACTGGGATTGTATCTCGGGGAGGATCCATCCTTGCGAAGTGGTGTAACCATCATAAAAAAGAAAACTTTCTTTATGAACATTTTGATGCGATCACAAAAGTTATGCAAAAATACGGTGTTTCCTATTCTCTCGGAGATGGACTCCGTCCTGGTTGTATCAACGATGCCAATGACGAAGCCCAGTTTGCCGAACTAAAAACCTTGGGAGAACTTACAAAACGTGCCTGGGCCGATGATGTCCAAGTCATGGTAGAGGGACCAGGTCATGTTCCCATGCATCTCATCCAGGAAAATGTGCGCCTCCAAGAAGAAATTTGTATGGAAGCCCCCTTTTATACACTCGGACCACTCGTAACAGACATTGCTCCTGGGTATGACCATATCACTTCGGCCATTGGGGCAGCGATGATTGCTTGGTATGGAACAGCTATGCTCTGTTATGTGACACCGAAAGAACATTTGGGCCTTCCGAACAAACAAGATGTAAAGGATGGAGTGATTGCCTATAAAATTGCCGCCCATGCAGCCGATCTTGCCAAAGGCCATCCCGGTGCTAAAGAAAGAGATGATTTACTGAGCAAAGCTCGGTTTGAATTTCGTTGGGAAGATCAGTTTGCGCTTTCTCTCGATCCGGAACTCGCACGTTCGTATCATGATGAATCACTCCCACAAGACGGAATGAAAAAAGCGCATTTTTGTTCTATGTGTGGCCCTCATTTTTGTTCCATGCGACTGACAACAGATTTGCGAAAGGAAACAGCGGAAGTAGGAGCAGTGGAGGGGTCAGAAGTATAA
- a CDS encoding acyl-CoA dehydrogenase family protein, with protein MERILPFTEEHHQFREMARKFFETEVKPHHEEWEKNHIVPKEVWRKAGENGLLCPDVPTEYGGSGADFLYNIIIIEESSRVGNSGFFISLHNDVIAPYISTYASDEQKKRWLPKCASGESILAVAMTEPGAGSDLKSLRTGAIDKGDHFVVNGQKTFISNGQLADLIITAVKHDNGTISLVMIEEGMKGFERGRNLDKIGLKAQDTSELYFNDVIVPKTNLIGKQGQGFRYLMQKLAQERLVLSVAAVEATRLVQTLTLQYIKERKAFGQKIGSFQNTKFKMAEMATELEMAQVFCDKVVMEHMKGENTTAEASMCKWYTTEMQKRHTDECLQFFGGYGYMMEYPIARAYLDARIQTIYAGTTEIMKEIIGRSLGL; from the coding sequence ATGGAGCGTATCCTCCCCTTTACAGAAGAACACCATCAATTCCGCGAGATGGCTCGGAAATTTTTTGAAACAGAAGTAAAACCACACCACGAAGAATGGGAAAAAAATCATATCGTCCCCAAAGAAGTTTGGAGAAAGGCTGGAGAGAACGGTCTCCTTTGTCCTGATGTTCCGACAGAATACGGCGGATCTGGAGCCGACTTTCTTTATAACATCATCATCATTGAAGAATCTTCAAGGGTTGGAAATAGCGGATTTTTTATCTCCCTCCATAACGATGTCATCGCCCCATACATCTCTACCTATGCAAGTGATGAACAAAAGAAACGTTGGCTTCCGAAATGTGCTTCGGGTGAATCCATCCTTGCCGTTGCGATGACAGAACCAGGTGCTGGTTCTGATTTAAAATCCCTTCGGACAGGTGCCATCGACAAAGGTGATCACTTTGTGGTGAACGGGCAAAAAACATTTATCTCCAACGGACAACTTGCTGACCTCATCATCACGGCTGTGAAACACGATAACGGAACGATTTCCCTTGTGATGATTGAAGAAGGAATGAAAGGTTTTGAAAGAGGACGTAACTTAGATAAAATCGGACTGAAAGCCCAAGATACTTCCGAATTGTATTTCAATGATGTGATTGTTCCCAAAACAAATCTTATCGGAAAACAAGGACAAGGTTTTCGTTACCTCATGCAAAAGCTAGCCCAAGAAAGATTGGTTCTTTCTGTGGCTGCAGTAGAAGCAACAAGACTTGTACAAACCTTAACTCTCCAATACATCAAAGAAAGAAAAGCTTTCGGTCAAAAGATCGGTTCCTTCCAAAATACAAAATTCAAAATGGCGGAAATGGCAACAGAACTCGAAATGGCTCAAGTATTCTGCGATAAAGTGGTCATGGAACATATGAAAGGTGAAAACACAACTGCAGAAGCCTCTATGTGTAAATGGTATACAACTGAGATGCAAAAACGTCATACCGATGAATGTTTACAATTCTTTGGTGGATATGGTTATATGATGGAATATCCCATTGCAAGAGCTTACCTCGATGCAAGGATCCAAACCATCTATGCAGGAACCACAGAGATCATGAAGGAAATCATTGGTCGTAGTTTAGGTCTTTAA
- a CDS encoding cAMP/cGMP-dependent 3',5'-cyclic-AMP/GMP phosphodiesterase gives MVSSEPNGFTALPRGGYLVDTSEGYIQIGSPPETIKDTMGLEKKTPLVFVLPNKFFHVEKGISIAELEFPIYFNFFFRGGKKTFIICSPEQKEQLTIVLGESLMGPQELNLASEFIDGTESFGFPDIKAEMAHFRSYKTMEEVVEFVLFDENHKAQFGKITIEQLPSNEFLIVDGDKKIKTPGEVDFHVKYDIGKRLEEPFQPPLIGITCLGPSHGFDPTDNTSGFIIWLNGQGIMVDPPVNSTEWLRESNVNPKFINSIILTHCHADHDAGTFQKILEESKITIYATATVMESFLKKYCSLTKIPRREITDLFDFIPVVIGRPTIINGGEFYFHYALHSIPSVGFEFFFQDQSFYYTSDHLNDPEAFELMYKKGVFPETRYQFLKDFPWDRKIIYHEAGVPPLHTKISYLASLPEEVQKRITVYHIAAKDMPEGNHLTLAKFGIENTLYPEITPPKHQEAFQLLEILSQIDIFSGFPIEKAKEFLQIVKEERFRRGEQIIKKGTHGDRFFIIASGNVRFEGLSGDPTAVKRYGTYEYFGEASLILDTARQADVFAETDVLALTIEKTRFFQFIRGSKLHENLTKLNSIRETNTWKTLTESQTFRGLTSYQVTQLELILKLETVKKEAALIEEGHTFHNAFIVRSGTVVVMQNHKTIRELGAGDFVGEIYSLTKNLPSNFSFIAWPGTELYVLSEEDAIQYIKKNPGVYMKLNTVYN, from the coding sequence ATGGTCAGTTCAGAACCGAATGGTTTTACCGCTCTCCCTAGAGGGGGATATTTAGTCGATACATCCGAAGGGTACATCCAAATTGGGTCCCCTCCGGAAACAATTAAAGACACCATGGGGCTCGAAAAGAAAACCCCTCTGGTGTTTGTCCTTCCCAATAAATTCTTTCATGTCGAAAAAGGGATCTCCATTGCGGAGTTAGAATTCCCTATTTACTTCAACTTCTTCTTTCGCGGTGGCAAAAAAACATTTATCATTTGTTCTCCCGAACAAAAAGAACAGCTAACTATTGTTCTCGGGGAATCACTTATGGGTCCACAGGAACTCAACCTGGCTTCTGAGTTTATTGATGGGACGGAAAGTTTTGGATTTCCCGATATCAAAGCCGAAATGGCTCATTTTCGAAGTTACAAAACCATGGAAGAAGTTGTGGAATTTGTTCTATTTGATGAAAATCATAAAGCACAATTTGGAAAAATCACCATTGAACAACTTCCCTCCAATGAGTTTCTGATTGTGGACGGTGATAAAAAAATCAAAACTCCGGGAGAAGTCGACTTCCATGTGAAGTATGATATTGGAAAGAGACTCGAAGAACCTTTCCAACCTCCCCTCATCGGAATCACTTGTCTTGGACCCTCTCACGGTTTTGACCCCACAGACAATACTTCTGGTTTTATCATTTGGCTGAATGGCCAAGGGATTATGGTAGATCCACCGGTAAACTCCACCGAGTGGTTACGAGAATCCAATGTAAATCCTAAGTTTATCAACTCCATCATTCTCACACATTGCCACGCAGACCATGACGCAGGGACCTTCCAAAAAATTTTGGAAGAATCCAAAATCACAATTTATGCCACAGCTACCGTAATGGAATCTTTCCTTAAAAAATACTGTAGTTTAACAAAGATTCCACGTCGCGAAATTACAGACTTATTTGACTTCATTCCTGTGGTTATCGGAAGGCCTACCATCATCAACGGGGGTGAATTTTATTTTCACTATGCCCTCCATTCTATTCCTTCTGTGGGATTTGAATTTTTCTTTCAAGACCAATCTTTCTATTATACTTCTGACCACTTAAATGATCCAGAAGCCTTTGAACTGATGTACAAAAAAGGTGTGTTTCCAGAAACAAGATACCAGTTTTTAAAAGACTTTCCTTGGGATCGGAAAATCATCTATCATGAAGCGGGAGTCCCACCCCTTCATACAAAAATCAGTTACCTTGCTTCTCTACCGGAAGAAGTGCAAAAAAGAATTACCGTTTATCATATCGCAGCCAAGGATATGCCAGAGGGAAACCACCTAACTCTTGCTAAGTTTGGAATTGAAAATACCTTGTATCCGGAGATCACTCCTCCCAAACACCAAGAGGCTTTCCAACTTTTAGAGATCCTCTCACAAATTGATATTTTTTCTGGATTCCCTATTGAGAAGGCCAAAGAGTTTTTACAAATCGTAAAAGAAGAAAGATTTCGTCGTGGGGAACAAATCATCAAAAAAGGAACTCACGGAGATAGATTCTTTATCATTGCTTCTGGGAACGTACGTTTTGAAGGACTGTCGGGAGATCCAACAGCAGTCAAACGATATGGAACTTATGAGTATTTTGGGGAAGCTTCACTGATTTTAGATACGGCCCGCCAAGCCGATGTGTTTGCTGAGACTGATGTTCTAGCCCTCACCATTGAAAAAACCAGATTCTTCCAGTTCATCCGTGGATCCAAACTCCACGAAAACCTAACCAAACTGAATAGCATCCGAGAGACCAATACCTGGAAAACCCTCACTGAATCTCAGACTTTCCGAGGACTCACCAGTTACCAAGTCACCCAACTCGAACTCATTTTGAAACTAGAAACCGTCAAGAAGGAAGCGGCCCTGATCGAAGAAGGCCATACCTTTCATAACGCCTTTATTGTCCGCTCCGGTACGGTTGTTGTCATGCAAAATCACAAAACCATTCGGGAACTCGGTGCCGGTGACTTTGTGGGAGAAATTTATTCCCTCACCAAGAACCTACCTTCCAATTTTAGTTTCATTGCCTGGCCGGGAACCGAACTCTATGTCCTTTCCGAAGAGGACGCGATTCAGTACATTAAGAAAAATCCCGGTGTCTACATGAAGCTGAACACTGTTTATAATTGA
- the trxA gene encoding thioredoxin, producing MALTEVTDANFKAETAKGVVLVDCWAEWCGPCRMVAPVLDELSQEMADIKITKLNVDFNQKTAQELGIQSIPTLLLYKDGVLVDKAIGALPKPQIKKFIENHK from the coding sequence ATGGCACTTACGGAAGTCACTGACGCCAATTTCAAAGCAGAAACTGCTAAGGGCGTTGTACTCGTGGATTGTTGGGCGGAATGGTGTGGACCTTGTCGAATGGTGGCTCCAGTTCTAGATGAACTATCGCAAGAAATGGCTGATATCAAAATTACTAAGCTTAATGTTGATTTTAATCAGAAGACAGCGCAGGAATTGGGAATCCAATCCATCCCTACTCTCCTTCTCTATAAAGACGGAGTTTTAGTGGATAAAGCAATTGGTGCTTTACCAAAACCGCAAATCAAAAAATTTATAGAAAATCACAAGTAG
- the panD gene encoding aspartate 1-decarboxylase: protein MIITVCKGKIHRAVVTEAELHYEGSLTVDQDLMDLAGMRPYEQVSVVNVNNGARFETYLIVGERGSGTICLNGAAARLGMKGDKVIIITYGQVEEKELSVDYKPKVVFVDENNRPKKA, encoded by the coding sequence ATGATCATCACTGTTTGCAAAGGCAAAATCCATAGAGCCGTCGTCACTGAGGCGGAACTCCACTACGAAGGTAGTCTTACCGTTGACCAAGACCTGATGGATTTGGCTGGAATGAGACCTTATGAACAAGTTTCCGTAGTGAACGTTAATAATGGAGCCCGATTTGAAACCTACCTGATCGTGGGAGAACGCGGTTCGGGAACCATCTGTCTGAATGGGGCGGCCGCTAGACTGGGAATGAAAGGGGACAAGGTCATCATCATCACTTATGGTCAAGTCGAAGAAAAAGAGCTTTCCGTAGATTACAAACCCAAGGTAGTCTTTGTGGACGAGAACAATCGCCCGAAAAAAGCCTAA
- a CDS encoding type II toxin-antitoxin system antitoxin SocA domain-containing protein, which translates to MEKLCHAILWILEKSPNGRARLDLAKLLYYSDGVHFQKHAEMITRGDYIHLEDSPYPVKLNEALLFLKEKGHIDVIPKIEGNGIQGFTLRFLKPMEGLVLSREDKRVMMKVVEAFRGRVVDENRHYPNLYENYVVTPLFDAIPFSVERINTKIHVLVQKSLLNLSGKMFRVLFERSE; encoded by the coding sequence ATGGAGAAACTTTGTCATGCGATCCTTTGGATCCTCGAAAAATCACCCAATGGTAGAGCCCGCCTCGATTTGGCGAAACTCCTCTACTATTCGGATGGTGTTCATTTCCAAAAACATGCGGAGATGATCACAAGAGGAGACTATATCCACTTAGAAGACTCCCCTTACCCCGTCAAACTGAACGAAGCACTTTTATTTTTGAAAGAAAAAGGTCATATCGATGTCATTCCCAAAATTGAAGGAAACGGAATCCAAGGATTCACTTTGCGTTTCCTAAAACCGATGGAGGGACTGGTTCTCTCCCGGGAAGACAAACGGGTGATGATGAAGGTAGTCGAAGCCTTCCGTGGTCGGGTTGTGGACGAAAATCGCCATTATCCCAATCTTTATGAAAACTACGTGGTCACCCCGCTCTTCGATGCCATTCCTTTTTCTGTAGAACGAATCAATACGAAAATCCATGTTCTCGTACAAAAAAGCCTTTTGAATCTATCGGGCAAAATGTTTAGGGTTTTATTTGAGAGGTCAGAATGA
- the lipB gene encoding lipoyl(octanoyl) transferase LipB, producing the protein MTKFLHRKGLPSYLFPSIVSYTRYVKFQENSRKNRRESLLFLEHSPCLTGGIGAKAENLLVSLGVLSAMGVELITLPRGGDFTAHEPGQIVGYLQIDLKKRNLSLGDFLRILNRSLVDSIWETWGLKLEENPKAPGLYTVEEPKLKLVSEGIFAKSYFTSFGFALNAMNNLSTFSLINPCGAKSEDMTSLQRLGKPVDFPKERREFVESFAKTFIDLLP; encoded by the coding sequence ATGACAAAGTTTCTCCATCGAAAAGGACTTCCTTCCTATCTGTTTCCTTCGATTGTTTCGTACACAAGATACGTGAAATTCCAGGAAAATTCCAGGAAAAATCGAAGGGAATCTCTGCTCTTTTTAGAACACAGTCCATGTTTAACAGGGGGCATAGGTGCGAAAGCGGAAAATCTTTTGGTTTCCCTCGGTGTTCTCTCTGCTATGGGGGTGGAGCTCATCACTTTGCCAAGAGGGGGAGATTTTACTGCCCATGAACCCGGTCAAATTGTGGGATACTTACAAATTGATTTGAAAAAACGAAATTTGAGTTTGGGAGATTTTTTAAGGATTCTCAATCGAAGTTTGGTGGATTCTATTTGGGAAACCTGGGGATTGAAACTAGAAGAAAATCCCAAGGCACCTGGACTCTATACAGTAGAAGAACCAAAATTGAAACTTGTTTCGGAAGGAATCTTTGCGAAGTCTTATTTTACAAGTTTTGGATTTGCATTGAATGCAATGAACAACCTATCAACATTTTCTCTCATCAATCCTTGTGGTGCCAAATCAGAAGATATGACTTCCCTCCAAAGATTGGGAAAACCTGTAGATTTCCCGAAAGAAAGAAGAGAATTTGTGGAAAGTTTTGCTAAAACATTTATAGACCTACTTCCTTAA
- a CDS encoding LIC_12071 family protein: MKYSRFFLSFILFFFLCEILALSAVVWTFYESLQNALTQEQFVSDHRARDLTLALAKSSEQRLQNEGYVELEKMFGRYVEQSKNDPEEFYIQKISLYSSDATLLVSTDTIYTPDELKKRKPDETLLHSTFFKKGIRMKKWQWSEPENGENPILNSKRDPKVRSGFEWVLSYLPLAKSNTVRLTAPLYKPGTLDVTGLVILVYERGNLGLLFENQWKLVEWMVFNYILFAFVVSLILTGAFVAYTMLVAKDSSVTPKESSGLPLFEKKTVEPKESNLEPVLDLTEEKTAVVDTKSETGNEVEILSGEALVSAVPSDSHQTPIRDAIFLG; encoded by the coding sequence ATGAAATATTCACGTTTTTTTCTATCCTTTATACTTTTCTTTTTCCTCTGTGAAATCTTGGCTCTCAGTGCCGTGGTTTGGACTTTTTATGAATCTTTGCAGAATGCTCTCACCCAAGAACAGTTTGTTTCTGACCATAGAGCTCGTGATTTGACTTTAGCACTCGCAAAAAGTTCAGAACAGAGACTACAGAACGAAGGTTATGTGGAACTTGAGAAAATGTTTGGTCGTTATGTCGAACAATCTAAAAATGATCCTGAAGAGTTTTATATCCAAAAGATTAGTTTATATTCTAGTGATGCCACTCTTCTTGTATCCACTGATACCATTTATACACCGGATGAATTAAAAAAAAGAAAACCGGACGAAACACTTCTTCATTCCACCTTTTTTAAAAAAGGAATTCGGATGAAAAAATGGCAATGGTCAGAACCAGAAAATGGAGAAAATCCTATCCTCAATTCTAAAAGAGATCCGAAGGTTCGATCTGGATTTGAATGGGTACTTTCTTATTTGCCACTGGCAAAGTCTAATACTGTCAGACTCACTGCACCACTTTATAAACCGGGAACACTCGATGTGACAGGACTTGTGATTTTGGTTTATGAAAGAGGAAATCTCGGATTACTCTTTGAAAACCAATGGAAACTTGTAGAATGGATGGTTTTCAATTACATTCTATTTGCTTTTGTTGTGAGTTTGATTTTGACTGGAGCTTTTGTTGCCTATACAATGTTAGTGGCAAAAGATTCTTCTGTAACTCCGAAAGAGTCTTCAGGTTTGCCTTTATTTGAGAAAAAAACTGTAGAACCAAAAGAAAGCAATTTAGAACCAGTTCTTGATTTGACGGAAGAAAAAACAGCGGTCGTAGATACGAAGAGTGAAACTGGAAATGAAGTGGAGATCCTTTCTGGGGAGGCACTTGTTTCGGCAGTTCCTTCTGATTCTCACCAAACACCGATTCGTGATGCGATTTTTTTAGGATAA
- a CDS encoding STAS domain-containing protein, whose translation MEAQDKVFSIQLKGGLDGTSAEDFYRYFESQLNKGYRKFLFQFGALDFITSNGISILVKIHKQIRKVGAVYAIYGVKQEVEDVLSLVGLFEKLPIFRGHSQAESFLLQMDTRREVAPETKPVEKESKPTQTSSEENRIRFYFTGKSKEKDSSKDPISQLESIPDSKESPEIPKTSSSPMESVLEEKLNSLRLEIKETLNNELERRFAVYKTSPESEEKRIGVAVPNYIQSKTKQLEALERIIQCEVCGTRLRLHKFGKHECPGCSTQFQMSPGGSIRFLEKLNPL comes from the coding sequence ATGGAAGCCCAAGATAAAGTATTTTCAATCCAGTTGAAAGGTGGTTTGGACGGAACCAGTGCCGAAGATTTTTATCGTTACTTTGAATCACAATTAAACAAAGGATATAGAAAGTTCTTATTTCAGTTTGGAGCTTTGGACTTTATCACTTCCAATGGAATTAGCATTCTAGTGAAAATTCATAAACAGATCAGAAAGGTTGGGGCGGTTTATGCGATTTATGGAGTGAAACAAGAAGTGGAAGATGTTCTAAGTCTTGTTGGACTCTTTGAAAAACTTCCCATCTTTCGTGGTCATTCCCAAGCGGAATCCTTTCTTTTACAAATGGACACAAGAAGAGAAGTCGCACCGGAAACAAAACCAGTGGAAAAAGAATCGAAACCTACTCAGACTTCTTCTGAGGAAAACAGGATTCGATTTTATTTTACCGGTAAATCCAAAGAAAAAGATTCTTCCAAAGATCCTATTTCGCAGTTGGAATCGATTCCTGATTCCAAAGAGAGTCCTGAAATTCCCAAAACAAGTTCTTCACCAATGGAATCTGTTTTAGAAGAAAAACTAAATAGCCTTCGTTTGGAGATCAAAGAGACCTTAAACAATGAACTCGAAAGAAGGTTTGCTGTTTATAAAACCTCTCCTGAATCAGAAGAAAAACGTATTGGTGTTGCCGTTCCGAATTACATCCAATCCAAAACCAAACAATTGGAGGCCTTGGAGCGAATCATCCAATGTGAGGTTTGTGGGACAAGGCTTAGGCTTCATAAATTTGGAAAACATGAATGTCCAGGTTGTTCCACCCAGTTCCAAATGAGCCCAGGTGGTTCTATCCGTTTTCTTGAAAAATTGAATCCACTTTAA